One segment of Rosa chinensis cultivar Old Blush chromosome 6, RchiOBHm-V2, whole genome shotgun sequence DNA contains the following:
- the LOC112173722 gene encoding thioredoxin domain-containing protein 9 homolog: MANRAVQEIIEQQVLTVAKAVEDKLDEEIAALDRVDDDDLEVLRERRLQQMKKMAEKRSRWISLGHGEYTEIPSEKDFFSAVKASDRVVCHFYRENWPCKVVDKHLSILAKQHIETRFMKINAEKSPFLAEKLKIVVLPTLALIKNAKVDDYVVGFDELGGKDDFSTEELEERLARAQVIFFEGEASLKSSAKTRSVRQSSKDDSSDSE; the protein is encoded by the exons ATGGCGAACCGAGCCGTCCAAGAG ATAATCGAGCAGCAAGTGCTGACGGTGGCGAAGGCGGTGGAGGACAAGCTCGACGAGGAGATCGCAGCCCTAGATCGGGTCGACGACGACGATCTGGAGGTGCTCAGAGAGCGGAGGCTCCAGCAGATGAAGAAGATGGCCGAGAAGCGCAGCCGTTGGATCTCCCTTGGCCACGGCGAGTACACCGAGATCCCTTCCGAGAAGGACTTCTTCTCCGCCGTCAAGGCCAGTGACCGCGTCGTCTGCCACTTTTACCGCGAAAATTGGCCCTGCAAG GTTGTGGACAAGCACTTGAGCATATTGGCAAAGCAACACATAGAGACACGTTTTATGAAGATCAATGCTGAGAAAAGTCCGTTCTTAGCGGAGAAGCTCAAGATTGTTGTTCTTCCAACCCTTGCCCTTATTAAGAATGCCAAAGTGGATGATTATGTG GTTGGATTTGATGAGCTGGGTGGGAAAGACGACTTCAGCACAGAAGAACTAGAGGAGAGGTTGGCTAGAGCTCAAGTCATATTTTTTGAAGGTGAAGCATCTTTAAAGTCCAGTGCGAAAACCAGGAGTGTCCGGCAAAGCAGCAAGGATGATTCATCAGATTCAGAGTAA
- the LOC112168981 gene encoding uncharacterized protein LOC112168981, producing the protein MAIDIATLEERYINSCRKHCVSPNDAILSVLFKAEVKKSCNELCSLEISLDHLKDAEFPPLLDLCMELDASEVEAVDIRNESLHVLNGKYALLLMRAINQKLRVVDLQDLALGKEFLRDLSQRGLTCQVLNLRSSHFRKLNMMGEFMRIHTLNLDFSTSLTSFLEDCFSCMPNLMCLSLCETRILNLWTTIAALSKLPSLVELRFQHWLCCNDVGPYSASSSGKSHHKTYSNQRNNGRTSSINIGELTDQYSSTEEVLRNMFLLNNVVINDDESRAEDSDDSELDFSSPLQEHGSVEHLSNVFSRGNRQINQQTEDSLDNFQNQNEAEPLAGPFTKYIGDNSVKYISYHASPICFEKYYREYMIASLPRLRILDNLPIRKIDQETARMTFSEYFEHVPYQRKHKENVISVLQKREIRSSQNHVQSPGKKVSNLYGKSQCFYTRSLSAAKLGSCAWPFLNPLSFSSSILVGESKSFRPRQFEYHPSNSSHMVFGTLDGEIVVVNHENGKIVSYIPSLGAMNSVLGLCWLKKYPSKLIAGSDNGSLKLYDIHHMRSMETGICGGAESVSFDEFDQLTSVHVNSTDELFLASGYSRDVALYDISSGKRLQVFTNMHREHINVIKFANHSPSVFATSSFDQDVKMWDLRQKPISPCYSSSSSRGNVMVCFSPDDHYLLVSAVDNEVRQLLAVDGRLHLNFEIASTGSSQNYTRSYYMNGRDYIISGSCDEHVVRICCAQTGRRLRDISLEGGGRSRSSMFVQSLRGDPFREFNMSILAAHMRPRSKSEIIKVNLLASRDYAKEHFDAQQACPTNNMGG; encoded by the exons ATGGCAATCGACATTGCAACCTTAGAAGAGAG GTACATTAATTCCTGCAGGAAGCACTGTGTTTCACCTAATGATGCAATTCTCTCTGTTCTGTTTAAG GCTGAGGTAAAAAAGTCTTGCAATGAGCTCTGTAGCCTGGAGATTTCATTGGACCATCTTAAGGATGCTGAATTCCCACCACTTCTTGATTTATGTATGGAACTTGATGCTTCTGAGGTTGAAGCAGTTGACATACGCAATGAATCATTGCATGTTTTGAATGGAAAATATGCGCTGTTGTTGATGCGTGCTATCAATCAAAAGCTTCGAGTTGTTGATCTCCAAGATTTGGCACTTGGAAAGGAGTTCTTGAG GGATCTTTCACAGAGAGGTTTGACATGCCAAGTTTTAAACTTGAGATCTTCACATTTTCGGAAGCTCAATATGATGGGAGAGTTCATGCGGATACACACCCTCAACCTTGACTTTAGTACTTCACTCACTAGTTTTCTGGAGGATTGTTTTTCTTGCATGCCCAATCTAATGTGCCTCTCTCTGTGCGAGACAAGAATTTTAAATCTCTGGACAACTATTGCTGCGCTTTCTAAACTCCCTTCTTTGGTTGAACTTCGGTTTCAGCATTGGTTATGCTGCAATGATGTTGGGCCTTATTCTGCATCATCTAGTGGGAAGTCACATCACAAAACTTATTCAAATCAGCGAAATAATGGTAGAACATCATCCATTAATATTGGGGAACTAACAGACCAGTACTCAAGCACAGAAGAGGTGCTCAGGAATATGTTTTTGCTTAATAATGTGGTTATAAATGATGATGAAAGTAGGGCTGAGGATTCAGATGATAGCGAACTAGACTTTTCAAGTCCCCTGCAAGAACATGGTTCCGTGGAGCATTTGTCAAATGTCTTTTCAAGAGGGAACAGACAGATCAATCAACAGACTGAG GATTCTCTTGATAACTTTCAGAATCAAAATGAGGCAGAGCCCTTAGCTGGTCCCTTCACAAAGTATATTGGAGACAATTCAGTGAAATATATTTCTTATCATGCTTCGCCAATATGTTTTGAGAAATATTATAGAGAGTACATGATAGCCTCACTACCTCGTTTGAGAATTTTAGATAACTTGCCAATTCGAAAGATTGATCAGGAAACTGCTAGGATGacattttcagaatattttgaGCATGTACCAtatcaaagaaagcataaagaaAACGTCATTAGTGTGTTACAAAAGCGTGAAATAAGATCAAGTCAAAATCATGTACAAAGTCCTGGGAAAAAAGTATCGAATCTCTATGGAAAGTCTCAATGCTTCTATACCAGGTCTCTTTCTGCTGCCAAGCTGGGATCTTGTGCTTGGCCATTCTTGAACCCGCTTTCTTTTTCAAGCAGTATTCTGGTAGGTGAAAGTAAGAGCTTTCGTCCTAGGCAGTTTGAGTATCATCCATCCAACTCCAGCCATATGGTCTTTGGAACATTAGATGGTGAAATTGTTGTAGTCAACCATGAGAATGGGAAAATTGTCAGTTATATCCCATCACTAGGAGCAATGAATAGTGTGCTGGGACTCTGTTGGCTCAAGAAGTATCCCTCTAAG CTAATAGCTGGTTCAGATAATGGCTCATTGAAATTGTACGATATCCATCATATGCGATCAATGGAAACAGGCATATGTGGTGGTGCCGAGTCTGTCTCATTTGACGAGTTTGACCAGTTGACATCTGTTCATGTTAATTCCACGGACGAGCTATTTCTTGCTAGTGGATACTCGAGAGACGTTGCCTTGTATGACATTAGTAGTGGAAAACGCTTACAGGTGTTTACTAATATGCATCGGGAGCATATTAATGTAATAAAGTTTGCAAACCATTCCCCTTCTGTTTTCGCCACTTCTTCATTCGATCAGGATGTCAAGATGTGGGACCTAAGACAGAAACCAATAAGTCCTTGCTATTCCTCTTCAAGCTCTAGGGGTAATGTGATGGTTTGCTTTTCTCCTGATgatcactatcttcttgtctcagCTGTTGATAACGAG GTTAGGCAACTGCTCGCAGTTGATGGGAGACTTCACTTGAATTTTGAGATAGCCTCTACAGGAAGTTCTCAGAACTACACTCGATCCTATTACATGAATGGAAGAGATTATATCATCAGTGGGAGTTGTGATGAGCATGTTGTCCGCATATGCTGTGCTCAAACAGGGAGACGCCTGAGGGATATATCTTTGGAG GGAGGAGGAAGATCTAGGAGTTCTATGTTTGTGCAATCTTTGAGGGGTGATCCTTTCAGA GAATTCAACATGAGTATCTTGGCAGCCCATATGCGTCCAAGATCGAAGTCTGAAATTATCAAG GTCAATCTGCTAGCATCTAGAGATTATGCCAAGGAACACTTTGATGCTCAGCAGGCTTGCCCAACCAATAATATGGGAGGTTGA